A genomic segment from Burkholderia plantarii encodes:
- a CDS encoding TetR/AcrR family transcriptional regulator — MQKKSDEVSKTPERPNRGRGRPRAFDREAALARAMRLFWIKGYEATSITDLTDALGIGSTSLYAAFGSKDELYAEALRFYAVTYEDLVLGRFRKAATAREAAFAYLWDSAAAMTGADCDLPHGCMVTLGTVGSDGHAELGDLMRAARGGAFEVLVARLEKAVADGELPGTLDVAKLARFLQTVQSGMAIRARDGAERAELQAVAEMAMAGWEGIVGRLSEGAKPV, encoded by the coding sequence ATGCAAAAAAAATCCGACGAAGTTTCGAAGACCCCCGAGCGCCCGAACCGCGGGCGTGGCAGACCACGCGCGTTCGATCGGGAGGCCGCCTTGGCGCGAGCCATGCGGCTTTTCTGGATCAAGGGCTACGAGGCGACCTCCATCACCGACCTGACGGATGCGCTCGGCATCGGTTCGACCAGCCTGTATGCCGCCTTTGGCTCGAAGGACGAGTTGTATGCCGAAGCGCTCCGGTTCTACGCCGTCACCTACGAGGATCTGGTGCTGGGAAGGTTTCGCAAGGCAGCCACCGCCCGCGAAGCGGCGTTCGCCTATCTGTGGGATTCGGCGGCGGCGATGACGGGGGCCGATTGCGATCTGCCGCATGGGTGCATGGTCACGCTGGGTACCGTCGGAAGCGACGGCCACGCCGAGCTCGGCGACTTGATGCGGGCGGCGCGGGGCGGGGCGTTCGAGGTGCTCGTGGCGCGCCTCGAAAAGGCCGTTGCGGACGGCGAGCTGCCGGGCACGCTCGATGTCGCGAAGCTGGCCAGATTTCTGCAAACCGTCCAGAGCGGCATGGCGATCCGGGCGCGGGACGGCGCCGAGCGAGCCGAACTCCAGGCCGTCGCCGAGATGGCGATGGCGGGATGGGAGGGTATCGTCGGCCGGCTGAGCGAAGGCGCGAAGCCAGTCTGA
- a CDS encoding helix-turn-helix domain-containing protein, whose product MLERIHLVIIRGVARQGSLTAAADALFLTQSALSHAVKKIE is encoded by the coding sequence ATGCTTGAACGCATCCATCTCGTCATCATTCGCGGAGTCGCCCGGCAGGGCTCGCTGACGGCCGCCGCCGACGCGCTGTTCCTGACCCAGTCGGCGCTGAGCCACGCCGTCAAGAAAATCGAGTAG
- a CDS encoding HlyD family secretion protein, whose protein sequence is MQDNNAAAGEAAAGRGTPARRRLIPFVILTIVVLGAAGYGLYWWLSGRFYESTDDAYVGGNVTVISPRVSGYVARVLVADNALVHAGQPLVELDPADFTARFDAAQAEVDAAKAALVRLAAQHELIGAQIAQARAQADVDRAAQQFADRDAQRYENLAESHSGTQQDSQRARTTLDQASARVRASQAAVVAQQRQLAVIDAQKDEANARVEQAEASLRNAKLDTGYTTLYAPVDGYVGNRSAHPGTFVAAGTQLMSLVPARGLWIDANFKEDQIRHMRQGQDVEIEADVDSGLTIRGRVESLAPATGSVFSVIPAQNATGNFTKIVQRVPVRIALDPAVSAVGALRAGLSVTATVDTRSAGGAGNGTGPGNGAAAR, encoded by the coding sequence ATGCAAGACAACAACGCCGCCGCCGGCGAGGCCGCGGCAGGGCGCGGCACACCCGCCAGGCGGCGCCTCATTCCTTTCGTCATCCTGACGATCGTGGTGCTGGGCGCGGCGGGCTACGGCCTCTACTGGTGGCTGAGCGGGCGCTTCTACGAGTCGACCGACGACGCCTACGTGGGCGGCAACGTCACGGTGATCTCGCCGCGCGTGTCGGGCTACGTGGCGCGCGTGCTGGTGGCGGACAACGCGCTCGTCCACGCGGGGCAGCCGCTCGTCGAACTCGATCCGGCCGATTTCACGGCGCGGTTCGACGCGGCGCAGGCCGAGGTGGACGCCGCGAAGGCGGCGCTGGTGCGGCTCGCCGCGCAGCACGAACTGATCGGGGCGCAGATCGCGCAGGCCCGGGCGCAGGCCGACGTCGACCGGGCCGCGCAGCAGTTCGCGGATCGCGACGCGCAGCGCTACGAGAATCTCGCCGAATCGCATTCGGGCACGCAGCAGGATTCGCAGCGCGCCCGCACCACGCTCGACCAGGCCAGCGCCCGCGTGCGCGCCTCGCAGGCCGCCGTCGTCGCGCAACAGCGCCAGCTCGCGGTGATCGACGCGCAGAAGGACGAGGCGAACGCCCGCGTCGAGCAGGCCGAGGCGTCGCTGCGCAACGCGAAGCTCGACACCGGCTACACCACGCTCTACGCGCCGGTGGACGGCTACGTCGGCAACCGCTCCGCGCATCCGGGCACCTTCGTCGCGGCCGGCACGCAGCTGATGTCGCTGGTGCCGGCCAGGGGCCTGTGGATCGACGCGAACTTCAAGGAAGACCAGATCCGCCACATGCGCCAGGGGCAGGACGTCGAGATCGAGGCCGACGTCGACAGCGGCCTGACGATCCGCGGCCGCGTGGAAAGCCTCGCGCCCGCCACCGGCTCGGTGTTCAGCGTGATCCCGGCGCAGAACGCCACCGGCAACTTCACGAAGATCGTGCAGCGCGTGCCCGTGCGCATCGCGCTCGACCCGGCGGTGTCGGCGGTCGGCGCGCTGCGCGCCGGGCTGTCGGTGACCGCCACGGTCGATACGCGTTCGGCCGGCGGCGCGGGGAATGGAACCGGCCCCGGCAACGGCGCGGCGGCACGATGA
- a CDS encoding DHA2 family efflux MFS transporter permease subunit, protein MNAAAKGAAPAHPPVLPFAVMCVGMFVALLDIQVVAASLQDIGGGLSAGQDQIGWLQTAYLIAEIITIPLSGWLTRVFSTRWLFVASALGFTVASMLCGLAWSIGSMIAFRALQGMIGASMIPTVFTSSFHYFTGRRQQMSAAVIGTIASVAPALGPVIGGWITDTMSWRWIFYINVVPGLLVALGVATMVDIDEPDLSLLKDADYPGIALLAVFLGLLEYVLEEGSRWNWFDDADIRHAAWISGIAGVLFVWRSLTFARPVVDLRAFANRNFTVGCILSFITGIGIFSTIYLLPLFLGYVRGFSALQTGTVVCATGLGGFLGVPAYMMLARRFDTRWIMMGALALFGLSMLSFAQITSEWDGDQLFWPQIVRGFPQVLAVAPAVTLGLGSLPMARVKYASGLFNMMRNLGGAVGIAICGAILNNRTNFHFERIASTLTSANASMQTLIAGSQANFGQAFGDLAHAGTATLLQLRALAYREASTMAYADAFLAIGAAFAIAVVLVPLLRKVAPPQRPGSDAGH, encoded by the coding sequence ATGAACGCGGCCGCGAAGGGCGCCGCGCCCGCCCATCCGCCGGTCCTGCCGTTCGCGGTGATGTGCGTCGGCATGTTCGTGGCGCTGCTCGACATCCAGGTGGTGGCGGCCTCGCTGCAGGACATCGGCGGCGGGCTGTCGGCCGGGCAGGACCAGATCGGCTGGCTGCAGACCGCCTACCTGATCGCCGAGATCATCACGATCCCGCTGTCGGGCTGGCTCACGCGCGTGTTCTCCACGCGCTGGCTGTTCGTGGCCTCGGCGCTCGGCTTCACGGTCGCCAGCATGCTCTGCGGCCTGGCCTGGAGCATCGGCAGCATGATCGCGTTTCGCGCGCTGCAGGGCATGATCGGCGCCTCGATGATTCCCACCGTGTTCACCTCGTCGTTCCACTATTTCACGGGCAGGCGCCAGCAGATGTCGGCCGCCGTGATCGGCACCATCGCCTCGGTGGCGCCCGCGCTCGGGCCGGTGATCGGCGGCTGGATCACCGACACGATGTCGTGGCGCTGGATCTTCTACATCAACGTGGTGCCGGGCCTGCTGGTCGCGCTCGGCGTGGCGACCATGGTCGACATCGACGAGCCCGACCTCTCGCTGCTCAAGGACGCCGACTATCCCGGCATCGCGCTGCTGGCGGTGTTCCTCGGCCTGCTCGAATACGTGCTCGAGGAAGGCTCGCGCTGGAACTGGTTCGACGACGCCGACATCCGCCACGCGGCCTGGATCTCGGGCATCGCGGGCGTGCTGTTCGTCTGGCGCAGCCTCACGTTCGCGCGGCCGGTGGTCGATCTGCGCGCGTTCGCCAACCGCAACTTCACGGTCGGCTGCATCCTCTCGTTCATCACCGGCATCGGCATTTTCAGCACGATCTACCTGCTGCCGCTGTTCCTCGGCTACGTGCGCGGTTTCTCGGCGCTGCAGACCGGCACGGTGGTGTGCGCCACCGGGCTCGGTGGCTTCCTCGGCGTGCCGGCCTACATGATGCTCGCGCGCCGCTTCGACACGCGCTGGATCATGATGGGCGCGCTCGCGCTGTTCGGGCTGTCGATGCTGAGCTTCGCGCAGATCACGAGCGAGTGGGACGGCGACCAGCTGTTCTGGCCGCAGATCGTGCGCGGCTTTCCGCAGGTGCTGGCGGTGGCGCCCGCCGTCACGCTCGGGCTCGGCAGCCTGCCGATGGCGCGCGTGAAATACGCGAGCGGCCTCTTCAACATGATGCGCAACCTCGGCGGCGCGGTGGGCATCGCGATCTGCGGGGCGATCCTCAACAACCGCACCAACTTTCATTTCGAGCGGATCGCCAGCACGCTGACGAGCGCCAACGCCTCGATGCAGACGCTGATCGCCGGCTCGCAGGCGAACTTCGGGCAGGCGTTCGGCGACCTGGCCCACGCCGGCACGGCCACGTTGCTGCAACTGCGCGCGCTGGCCTACCGCGAGGCCTCGACGATGGCCTACGCGGACGCGTTTCTCGCGATCGGCGCCGCGTTCGCGATCGCCGTGGTGCTGGTGCCGCTGTTGCGCAAGGTCGCGCCGCCGCAACGGCCGGGCAGCGACGCAGGACATTGA
- a CDS encoding efflux transporter outer membrane subunit — protein MIRFLRPVRFGFGRRCAPHAARVTRGLAPALLAGLALAGCMVGPDYQRPELATADRYHAQAALGAVAGDGAADLARWWTGFDDPALSRIVARVLAQNLDLAAAQARVVQARAAAGEADTAWLPQGSLDGSVERLHQSLVSPFGSVASAFPGYQRNVTVAQIDAGASWELDLAGGLHRRAEALRDEAAAAEAARLGTRVSIVAEAADAYFQLRSAQAALLLLNQQVETDEAALRVVDDRVRHGVALDREHDDADAQLGQDRALLPALRTQLARQRNRLDVLMGDAPGTNAAAIDDTPPDMTVSPGVPAGIRPADLLRRRPDVIAAERHLAASTAGIGAALAQYYPDVSLSGLLGFDRMSTGGLFTAKAFEPAALAGIHWRLFDFGRVDAEVAQARGARAEALAQYRQAILRAGEDVENALVALAEADENTRQWRAVVVADGRAEQSAQRSYAQGTAAQGDLLRRRRSLLEARRAWVLASGDRARATVAAYRALGGGWAPDGGPHDTALASAAR, from the coding sequence ATGATCCGCTTCCTCCGCCCCGTTCGTTTCGGCTTCGGCCGCCGGTGCGCGCCGCATGCGGCCCGCGTGACGCGCGGGCTCGCGCCGGCGCTGCTCGCGGGCCTCGCGCTCGCCGGCTGCATGGTCGGCCCCGACTACCAGCGGCCCGAGCTGGCCACGGCCGATCGCTATCACGCGCAGGCCGCGCTCGGCGCCGTCGCGGGAGACGGCGCGGCCGACCTCGCGCGCTGGTGGACCGGCTTCGACGATCCGGCGCTCTCGCGCATCGTCGCGCGCGTGCTGGCGCAGAACCTCGATCTCGCCGCCGCGCAGGCGCGCGTCGTGCAGGCCCGCGCGGCGGCCGGCGAGGCGGACACGGCATGGCTGCCGCAAGGCAGCCTCGACGGCAGCGTCGAGCGCCTGCACCAGTCGCTGGTAAGCCCGTTCGGCAGCGTGGCGAGCGCGTTCCCCGGCTACCAGCGCAACGTCACGGTCGCGCAGATCGATGCCGGCGCGAGCTGGGAACTCGATCTCGCGGGCGGCCTGCACCGGCGCGCCGAGGCGCTGCGCGACGAGGCCGCCGCGGCCGAGGCGGCGCGGCTCGGCACGCGCGTATCGATCGTCGCCGAGGCGGCCGACGCGTATTTCCAGCTGCGCAGCGCGCAGGCGGCGCTGCTGCTGCTGAACCAGCAGGTCGAGACCGACGAGGCCGCGCTGCGCGTGGTGGACGATCGGGTTCGCCACGGCGTCGCGCTCGATCGCGAGCATGACGACGCCGACGCGCAGCTGGGCCAGGACCGCGCGCTGTTGCCGGCGTTGCGCACGCAGCTGGCGCGGCAGCGCAACCGGCTCGACGTGCTGATGGGCGACGCGCCCGGCACCAACGCGGCCGCGATCGACGACACGCCGCCCGACATGACGGTCTCGCCGGGCGTGCCGGCCGGGATCCGCCCGGCCGACCTGCTGCGCCGCCGGCCCGACGTGATCGCGGCCGAGCGGCATCTGGCGGCGTCCACGGCCGGCATCGGCGCGGCGCTCGCGCAGTATTACCCGGACGTCTCGCTGTCGGGCCTGCTCGGCTTCGACCGGATGAGCACGGGCGGCCTGTTTACCGCGAAGGCGTTCGAGCCGGCCGCGCTGGCGGGCATCCACTGGCGGCTGTTCGACTTCGGCCGCGTGGACGCCGAGGTCGCGCAGGCCAGGGGCGCGCGCGCAGAGGCGCTGGCGCAATACCGGCAGGCGATCCTGCGTGCCGGCGAGGACGTCGAGAACGCGCTCGTCGCGCTCGCCGAGGCCGACGAGAACACGCGGCAATGGCGCGCCGTGGTGGTCGCCGACGGCCGCGCCGAGCAGTCGGCGCAGCGCAGCTACGCGCAGGGCACCGCCGCGCAGGGCGACCTGTTGCGGCGCCGGCGCAGCCTGCTGGAGGCGCGCCGCGCGTGGGTGCTGGCGAGCGGCGATCGCGCGCGCGCGACGGTGGCCGCCTATCGCGCGCTCGGCGGCGGCTGGGCGCCCGATGGCGGGCCGCACGACACCGCTCTCGCGAGCGCGGCGCGGTGA
- a CDS encoding TetR/AcrR family transcriptional regulator — MRYSPEHKQESRRRVLAAAARAIREQGPEGISVAAVMGEAGLTHGGFYAHFASKNALIAASIDYMFDEVVARFDKRIEGKPPREALAAYIDYYLSLAHCTSRNGGCPIAALGSDIPRLEAQAREAFVRGMERQQQRITALLERMGCEDAAVLARSMRSELFGALISARLADGELRESILETSRLALLKRLHLDADSPAA, encoded by the coding sequence ATGCGATACAGCCCCGAGCACAAACAGGAGAGCCGCAGGCGCGTGCTGGCCGCCGCCGCCCGGGCGATCCGCGAGCAAGGCCCGGAAGGGATCAGCGTGGCCGCCGTGATGGGCGAGGCCGGCCTCACGCACGGCGGCTTCTATGCGCATTTCGCGTCGAAGAACGCGCTGATCGCGGCCAGCATCGACTACATGTTCGACGAGGTGGTGGCGCGCTTCGACAAGCGCATCGAGGGCAAGCCCCCGCGCGAGGCGCTGGCCGCCTATATCGACTACTACCTCTCGCTCGCGCACTGCACCTCGCGCAACGGCGGCTGCCCGATCGCCGCGCTCGGCTCGGACATCCCGCGCCTCGAGGCGCAGGCGCGCGAGGCGTTCGTGCGCGGGATGGAGCGCCAGCAGCAGCGCATCACGGCGCTGCTGGAGCGGATGGGCTGCGAGGATGCCGCCGTGCTGGCGCGCTCGATGCGCTCCGAGCTGTTCGGCGCGCTGATCAGCGCGCGGCTCGCCGACGGCGAACTGCGCGAGTCGATCCTCGAAACCTCGCGTCTGGCGCTATTGAAGCGCCTTCATCTGGACGCCGACTCGCCGGCGGCCTGA
- the ggt gene encoding gamma-glutamyltransferase, whose amino-acid sequence MRRFLLAATVLTACLAPRAHAASAPAVEARHGMVVSSQHLASEIGVQILEQGGNAVDAAVAVGYAQAVTNPCCGNIGGGGFMTLHLADGRDRFIDFREKAPAGASANMYLDEAGNVRKGASLYGYLAVGVPGTVAGMNLAERKYGKLTLRQVMAPAIKLARDGYVLTRGDTDILDTTTGRFRDDPDAARVFLRKDGTPLQPGDRLVQKDLAATLESIARHGDDAFYHGRIPQAVEAASRRGGGVITAADFAAYRAEDTEPLKCDYRGYTFISAPPPSSGGVTLCETLNILEGYDMRALGYHSAAAVHYMTEAMRHAYLDRNTLLGDPAFVANPVERLTSKAYADEIRKTISADRAASSKQVVPGFSVHEKPETTHYSIIDADGNAVSTTYTVNGRFGAVVIAPGTGFFLNDEMDDFTTKLGAQNLFGLVQGSRNAIAPGKRPLSSMAPTVVTKDGKVFMVIGSPGGSRIITITLETALNVIDYAMPPQDAVDAPRIHHQWLPDEVYYETRGLSPDTLAILHGMGYRMVEQTPWGAAELVLVGLPGTEVASRASSGNDSSVSDIVRPGFIYGANDPRRPAGAAVGY is encoded by the coding sequence ATGAGGCGCTTCCTTCTCGCAGCAACCGTACTGACCGCCTGCCTTGCACCGCGCGCCCATGCGGCCTCCGCGCCCGCGGTGGAGGCGCGGCACGGCATGGTGGTGTCGTCGCAGCACCTGGCCTCCGAGATCGGCGTGCAGATCCTCGAGCAGGGCGGCAACGCCGTGGACGCGGCGGTGGCGGTCGGCTACGCGCAGGCCGTCACGAACCCGTGCTGCGGCAACATCGGCGGCGGCGGATTCATGACGCTGCATCTGGCCGACGGGCGCGACCGCTTCATCGATTTCCGCGAGAAGGCGCCGGCCGGCGCCTCGGCGAACATGTATCTCGACGAGGCCGGCAACGTGCGCAAGGGCGCGAGCCTGTACGGCTATCTGGCCGTCGGCGTGCCCGGCACGGTGGCCGGCATGAATCTCGCCGAACGCAAATACGGCAAGCTCACGCTGCGCCAGGTGATGGCGCCCGCGATCAAGCTCGCGCGCGACGGCTACGTGCTCACGCGCGGCGATACCGACATCCTCGACACCACCACCGGGCGCTTCCGCGACGATCCCGACGCGGCGCGCGTGTTCCTGCGCAAGGACGGCACGCCGCTGCAGCCCGGCGACCGGCTGGTGCAGAAGGATCTGGCCGCCACGCTCGAGAGCATCGCGCGGCACGGCGACGACGCGTTCTACCACGGCAGGATCCCGCAGGCCGTGGAGGCGGCCTCGAGGCGCGGCGGCGGCGTGATCACGGCGGCCGATTTCGCGGCCTACCGGGCCGAGGACACCGAGCCGCTCAAGTGCGACTACCGCGGCTACACGTTCATCTCGGCGCCGCCGCCGAGTTCCGGCGGCGTCACGCTCTGCGAGACGCTGAACATCCTCGAGGGCTACGACATGCGCGCGCTCGGCTATCACTCGGCCGCGGCGGTCCACTACATGACCGAGGCGATGCGCCATGCCTACCTCGACCGCAACACGCTGCTCGGCGATCCGGCATTCGTCGCCAACCCGGTCGAGCGGCTGACGAGCAAGGCCTACGCGGACGAGATCCGCAAGACCATCAGCGCCGACCGCGCCGCCTCGTCGAAGCAGGTGGTGCCGGGCTTCAGCGTCCACGAGAAGCCGGAGACGACGCATTACTCGATCATCGACGCCGACGGCAACGCGGTGTCCACCACCTACACGGTGAACGGCCGCTTCGGCGCCGTGGTGATCGCGCCGGGCACCGGCTTCTTCCTCAACGACGAGATGGACGACTTCACCACCAAGCTCGGCGCGCAGAACCTGTTCGGCCTCGTGCAGGGCTCGCGCAACGCGATCGCGCCGGGCAAGCGGCCGCTCTCGTCGATGGCGCCGACGGTGGTCACGAAGGACGGCAAGGTGTTCATGGTGATCGGCTCGCCGGGCGGCTCGCGGATCATCACGATCACGCTCGAGACCGCGCTGAACGTGATCGACTACGCGATGCCGCCGCAGGATGCCGTGGACGCGCCGCGCATCCATCACCAGTGGCTGCCCGACGAGGTCTATTACGAAACGCGCGGCCTGTCGCCCGACACGCTCGCGATCCTGCACGGGATGGGCTACCGGATGGTCGAGCAGACGCCGTGGGGCGCCGCCGAACTGGTGCTGGTCGGGCTGCCCGGCACCGAGGTGGCGAGCCGTGCCAGCTCGGGCAACGATTCGTCGGTGTCGGACATCGTGCGGCCCGGCTTCATTTATGGCGCGAACGATCCGCGCCGGCCGGCGGGCGCGGCGGTGGGGTACTGA
- a CDS encoding GntR family transcriptional regulator — protein MQDLTDPPGSHPVRSPSGKLVRATTVDLALEAIRGKILRGELAPGAPLRQEALADELGVSRVPVREAITRLQGEGFVTIIPHKGAYVCAISADEVRETFEIRLRLEPWIYGRAMPASTEATFAAAADIVEQMETAAETSWGQLNWRFHETLYAPSGLDLAIETLRRLNDRNERYFRFQVVNVPIREHTRREHLEMIELSRARDVRRGAALLREHLQHAMRDIVEVAEKLLAQRAG, from the coding sequence ATGCAAGACCTGACCGACCCGCCCGGGTCCCATCCCGTCCGCTCGCCGTCCGGCAAGCTGGTGCGCGCCACCACCGTCGATCTCGCGCTGGAGGCGATTCGCGGCAAGATCCTGCGCGGCGAGCTGGCGCCCGGCGCGCCGCTGCGCCAGGAAGCGCTGGCCGACGAACTCGGCGTGAGCCGCGTGCCGGTGCGCGAGGCGATCACGCGCCTGCAGGGCGAGGGCTTCGTCACGATCATTCCGCACAAGGGCGCCTACGTCTGCGCGATCTCGGCCGACGAGGTGCGCGAGACCTTCGAGATCCGCCTGCGGCTCGAGCCGTGGATCTACGGCCGCGCGATGCCGGCCTCCACCGAGGCGACGTTCGCGGCGGCGGCCGACATCGTCGAGCAGATGGAGACGGCGGCCGAAACCAGCTGGGGCCAGTTGAACTGGCGCTTCCACGAAACGCTCTACGCGCCGTCGGGCCTCGATCTCGCGATCGAGACACTGCGCCGGCTCAACGACCGCAACGAGCGCTACTTCCGCTTTCAGGTGGTGAACGTGCCGATTCGCGAGCACACGCGGCGCGAGCACCTGGAGATGATCGAGCTGAGCCGCGCGCGCGACGTCCGGCGCGGCGCCGCGCTGCTGCGCGAGCACCTGCAGCACGCGATGCGGGACATCGTCGAGGTCGCGGAGAAGTTGCTGGCGCAGCGGGCGGGCTGA
- a CDS encoding proline racemase family protein: protein MVNCHAEGEVGNVVTGGVFDVPGASMFEKMMYLEEQADELRRIAIFEPRGSANQSVNFILPPTDPRAQMGYVIAESTEYPAMSGSNTMCVATVLLETGILPMVEPVTNLLLESPAGLIAIRCECANGKVTRVEFTNQPAFANHLDRMIEVAGVGTLKVDVGYGGMTYVIVDAEALGFGITPDEARELCELGQVIKAAAAEQLPSPHPLNKLIKGITQTEFVMPLRRENGVLSSRNTVIVSPGRCDRSPCGTGTSARLAVMHAKGLIEVGETFVHESIIGSRFESRIASTTTLGGVPAVVPVVAGQAWISAISQVGVDPTDRFQTGFTLSDTWLEAVDDKLIKSRK, encoded by the coding sequence GTGGTGAACTGCCACGCCGAGGGCGAGGTGGGCAACGTGGTGACGGGCGGGGTGTTCGACGTGCCCGGCGCCAGCATGTTCGAGAAGATGATGTATCTGGAGGAGCAGGCCGACGAACTGCGCCGCATCGCGATCTTCGAGCCGCGCGGCTCGGCCAACCAGAGCGTGAACTTCATCCTGCCGCCCACCGACCCGCGCGCGCAGATGGGCTACGTGATCGCCGAATCGACCGAATACCCGGCGATGTCGGGCTCCAACACCATGTGCGTGGCCACCGTGCTGCTCGAGACCGGCATCCTGCCGATGGTGGAGCCGGTCACGAACCTGCTGCTCGAATCGCCGGCCGGGCTGATCGCGATCCGCTGCGAATGCGCGAACGGCAAGGTCACGCGCGTCGAGTTCACCAACCAGCCCGCGTTCGCGAACCACCTGGACCGCATGATCGAGGTGGCCGGCGTGGGCACGCTGAAGGTGGACGTCGGCTACGGCGGCATGACCTACGTGATCGTCGACGCCGAGGCGCTCGGCTTCGGCATCACGCCCGACGAGGCGCGCGAGCTCTGCGAGCTGGGCCAGGTGATCAAGGCCGCGGCGGCCGAGCAGCTGCCGTCGCCGCATCCGCTCAACAAGCTGATCAAGGGCATCACGCAGACCGAGTTCGTGATGCCGCTGCGCCGCGAGAACGGCGTGCTGAGTTCGCGCAATACGGTGATCGTCTCGCCGGGCCGCTGCGATCGCTCGCCGTGCGGCACCGGCACCTCGGCGCGGCTCGCCGTGATGCATGCGAAGGGGCTGATCGAGGTGGGCGAGACCTTCGTCCACGAGTCGATCATCGGCTCGCGCTTCGAGAGCCGGATCGCCTCGACCACCACGCTCGGCGGCGTGCCGGCCGTGGTGCCGGTGGTGGCCGGGCAGGCCTGGATCAGCGCGATCTCGCAGGTCGGCGTCGATCCGACCGACCGTTTCCAGACCGGCTTCACGCTGTCCGACACGTGGCTGGAAGCCGTCGACGACAAGCTGATCAAGTCGCGCAAGTAG
- a CDS encoding branched-chain amino acid ABC transporter substrate-binding protein, protein MNHLTKVVAACSLCAASAFAMADTTVTLGLSGPLTGPQAGSGKDNENGAKLAIADLDRNGLTVGGQTVKLALDSEDDQGDPKVGVQIAQKLADSSALAILGPNNSGVAIPAARIFQGAGVAVLPVASNPALTAQGYDTIFRIGASDAQLGGSMADFAHDVLKARKVAVIDDRTAYGQGIAQEFLNEAQKLGLTVVGREYTSSNAVDFRAILTNLKAKAPDAIFYGGYSAQAGPMLKQMHSAAIPAKLLGGDGMCSAELPQLAGDASADAFCAQGGSALDKTAAGRAFIQRYRAAYHVDMLVYAANFYDGVMMVAKAMQATGTTTDRAKIRAYLAGISYDGIAGHYAFDANGNLKGAPTTVYTFRKNVLTPY, encoded by the coding sequence ATGAACCATCTGACCAAGGTAGTGGCAGCGTGCAGTCTTTGCGCGGCATCGGCGTTCGCAATGGCCGATACGACCGTGACCCTCGGCCTGTCCGGCCCGCTTACCGGCCCGCAGGCCGGCAGCGGCAAGGACAACGAGAACGGCGCGAAGCTCGCGATCGCCGACCTCGACAGGAACGGCCTGACCGTGGGCGGGCAGACGGTGAAGCTCGCGCTCGACTCGGAGGACGATCAGGGCGACCCGAAAGTCGGCGTGCAGATCGCGCAGAAGCTGGCCGACAGCTCCGCGCTGGCGATCCTCGGCCCGAACAACTCCGGCGTCGCGATCCCGGCCGCGCGGATCTTCCAGGGCGCCGGCGTGGCGGTGCTGCCGGTGGCCTCGAACCCGGCGCTGACGGCGCAGGGCTACGACACGATCTTCCGGATCGGCGCGAGCGACGCGCAGCTCGGCGGCTCGATGGCCGATTTCGCGCACGACGTGCTGAAGGCGAGGAAGGTGGCCGTGATCGACGATCGCACCGCCTACGGCCAGGGCATCGCGCAGGAATTCCTGAACGAGGCGCAAAAGCTCGGCCTGACCGTGGTGGGCCGCGAGTACACGAGTTCGAACGCGGTCGATTTTCGCGCGATCCTGACCAACCTGAAGGCCAAGGCGCCCGACGCGATCTTCTACGGCGGCTACTCGGCGCAGGCCGGCCCGATGCTCAAGCAGATGCACTCGGCCGCGATCCCCGCCAAGCTGCTCGGCGGCGACGGCATGTGCTCGGCGGAGCTGCCGCAGCTGGCCGGCGACGCCTCGGCCGACGCGTTCTGCGCGCAGGGCGGCTCGGCGCTCGACAAGACCGCGGCGGGGCGCGCGTTCATCCAGCGCTACCGGGCGGCCTATCACGTCGACATGCTGGTCTACGCGGCGAACTTCTATGACGGCGTGATGATGGTGGCGAAGGCGATGCAGGCCACCGGCACCACCACCGATCGCGCGAAGATCCGCGCCTACCTGGCCGGCATCAGCTACGACGGCATCGCCGGGCACTACGCGTTCGACGCGAACGGCAACCTGAAGGGCGCGCCCACCACGGTCTACACGTTCCGCAAGAACGTGCTGACGCCGTATTGA